One window of Natrinema sp. SYSU A 869 genomic DNA carries:
- a CDS encoding AAA family ATPase, with protein MKITKLRLQNIRSYSDETIELPDGTVLVRGDNGAGKTTLLMSIFGGLFLSKIRNVGSNNFNLDDIVRRGTETGEIELTFEVENVPYTVTWTINTNGQNSAEISSSALEEPKSGIQNVRKEVIDVVGMDEDSFSRSVYVQQGEVDRLFDDDARAELIDDLLGLDRIDSYRYRMKGARRAANRLVTENEQAVENHRETIDEEFDYDVEGYESELADKEAEISDTESELEDLNEFLEELQEAKRKLEDTIEDHDELQTDLSEAKDTREEHLEERATKQQDIEEAEAAIEAAEAEIEDLQDRIEEKTNALVDLETPATTDSIETDLSTESDAEATLEAARNAVETARVERQDRENALKQAKEERDRLHEDREQLREEHDRIEESLSTLEEEIDDAETDVEAIEAELSEAVGDRNAATEEFLPDERCPDSVTDNTLDIVESHKDELIEQKNDRSEELAAKEASLEAEEGNIADAREDVEAAESEINELEERIGEVESELSSARDELKTEREQFETDLIALGDELAAFDIDVTDDTLSTAIDDRIPEAKAEIQESIEEANNRVTELATRKQSLEEDREELESLDGLATCPKCGQTVDADHLENELDEITTEVAELETQLETAKQERDGRISRRDELDVLREDAVDLREFRTETVTETADRVEELEDELETLQDELGEEQEALADAESDLEERKAAVDELEAEIDDLEAAIDDLEPCIEEGDAVVDTFETVDQLRDRHEDRVDELSDLQDEYADTESELGTRETEIDELSEQIEAQQEAVTDAEDDLAVAEDAIETATKQRELAAEAVDAYDEIDDLEGDIESHKQDIGHARESIETLNKQIADVEDEIEDLEEELGETDIEETKTKLESVEERIEQREGTAEDLEETLQSLRSDRGVLENELEQLQRFHDRLELAEEKREWAQDRANEFEKMMRVYQGAKSDLREQYLAYVNEYTNDIFSDIYKNSSYQQVRILDEGPDGTPYAIQLLRDDGTLEHPSNASGGERAIVNLALRAGIYKLIAEMRDGNSGRLPPFILDEPTTFLDEGHVGRLEQMFDSITDWDVPQVIVVSHDERLIQGAERECVISIDEETNASTVDVRTLGRTLGDD; from the coding sequence TATCGTCCGTCGGGGGACGGAAACGGGGGAAATCGAACTCACCTTCGAGGTCGAGAACGTCCCGTACACGGTCACGTGGACGATCAATACGAACGGGCAGAATAGCGCGGAGATTTCCTCTTCGGCGCTCGAGGAGCCGAAATCCGGGATCCAGAACGTTCGAAAGGAGGTCATCGACGTCGTCGGCATGGACGAGGACAGCTTCTCCCGCTCGGTGTACGTCCAGCAGGGTGAGGTCGACCGTCTGTTCGACGATGACGCTCGTGCGGAGCTCATCGACGATCTACTCGGACTCGATCGGATCGACAGCTACCGCTACCGGATGAAGGGCGCACGTCGCGCAGCGAACCGCCTCGTCACCGAGAATGAACAGGCGGTAGAAAACCACCGCGAGACGATCGACGAGGAGTTCGACTACGACGTAGAAGGGTACGAATCCGAACTCGCAGACAAAGAAGCGGAAATCTCGGACACCGAATCCGAACTCGAGGATCTCAACGAATTCCTCGAGGAGCTTCAGGAGGCAAAACGGAAACTCGAGGATACAATCGAGGATCACGACGAACTGCAAACAGACCTCAGTGAGGCGAAAGACACACGTGAGGAACACCTCGAGGAACGGGCCACCAAACAACAGGACATCGAGGAGGCAGAAGCAGCGATCGAGGCCGCTGAGGCCGAAATCGAAGATCTTCAGGACCGGATCGAGGAGAAAACGAACGCTCTCGTGGACCTCGAGACGCCTGCGACGACCGACTCGATCGAGACCGACCTCAGCACTGAATCCGACGCCGAAGCAACACTCGAGGCCGCACGGAACGCCGTCGAGACAGCGAGGGTCGAGCGACAGGACCGAGAGAACGCCCTCAAGCAAGCGAAAGAGGAACGAGATCGTCTTCACGAGGACCGTGAACAACTCCGTGAAGAGCACGATAGGATCGAGGAGTCACTGTCGACGCTCGAGGAGGAAATCGACGATGCAGAGACGGACGTCGAAGCAATCGAGGCCGAACTCTCGGAGGCCGTAGGCGACCGCAATGCGGCCACGGAGGAGTTCCTGCCTGATGAGCGCTGTCCGGACTCGGTAACCGACAATACTCTGGATATCGTCGAATCACACAAGGACGAACTCATCGAACAGAAGAACGATCGCTCTGAGGAACTCGCTGCCAAGGAGGCGTCGCTCGAGGCCGAAGAGGGCAACATTGCGGACGCCCGTGAAGATGTCGAAGCTGCGGAATCGGAGATCAATGAACTTGAAGAGCGAATCGGCGAGGTGGAATCAGAGCTCTCATCCGCTCGTGACGAACTCAAAACCGAGCGAGAGCAGTTCGAGACCGACCTGATCGCTCTCGGCGATGAACTCGCAGCGTTCGACATCGACGTCACTGACGACACGCTCAGCACGGCTATCGACGATCGGATCCCCGAGGCCAAAGCCGAGATTCAGGAATCGATCGAAGAGGCAAACAACAGAGTCACGGAACTCGCGACGCGGAAACAGAGCCTCGAGGAGGATCGGGAGGAATTAGAATCGTTGGACGGCCTCGCAACGTGTCCGAAGTGTGGTCAGACGGTCGACGCTGACCACCTCGAGAACGAACTCGACGAAATCACGACGGAGGTCGCAGAGTTGGAAACGCAACTCGAAACGGCGAAGCAGGAGCGTGACGGTCGCATCTCCCGTCGTGACGAACTAGATGTCCTCCGAGAGGACGCAGTCGACCTCCGAGAGTTCCGTACTGAGACCGTCACAGAAACAGCGGATCGAGTCGAGGAACTGGAAGACGAACTCGAGACGCTTCAGGACGAACTGGGCGAGGAACAGGAAGCGCTGGCCGACGCAGAGAGCGACCTCGAGGAAAGGAAAGCTGCCGTCGACGAACTCGAAGCCGAAATCGATGACCTCGAAGCAGCGATCGATGATCTGGAGCCGTGTATCGAGGAGGGTGACGCCGTTGTCGACACCTTCGAGACCGTCGATCAACTGCGCGACCGACACGAGGATCGCGTTGACGAACTCTCGGACCTTCAGGATGAGTACGCCGACACGGAATCCGAACTTGGGACCCGAGAGACGGAGATTGACGAACTGTCGGAGCAGATCGAAGCACAGCAGGAAGCGGTCACAGATGCCGAGGACGACCTTGCTGTGGCAGAAGACGCCATCGAGACGGCGACCAAACAGCGCGAACTCGCCGCTGAGGCAGTAGATGCGTACGATGAGATCGATGACCTCGAAGGCGATATCGAGAGTCACAAGCAGGACATCGGCCACGCTCGCGAGTCCATCGAGACGCTAAATAAGCAGATCGCTGACGTCGAAGACGAAATCGAAGACCTCGAGGAGGAACTCGGTGAGACGGATATCGAAGAAACGAAGACAAAACTCGAGTCCGTCGAAGAGCGGATCGAGCAGCGAGAGGGGACGGCCGAGGACCTCGAAGAGACACTCCAGTCGCTCAGGTCGGACCGGGGCGTTCTCGAAAACGAACTCGAACAACTCCAGCGGTTCCACGATCGGCTCGAACTCGCGGAGGAAAAACGCGAGTGGGCACAAGATCGAGCCAACGAATTCGAGAAGATGATGCGCGTCTATCAGGGCGCGAAATCCGATCTCCGTGAGCAGTACCTCGCGTACGTCAACGAGTACACGAACGACATCTTCAGCGATATCTACAAGAACAGTAGCTATCAGCAGGTGCGCATCCTCGACGAGGGGCCCGACGGGACGCCGTACGCGATCCAGCTCCTCCGGGACGACGGCACGCTCGAGCACCCGAGTAACGCGAGTGGCGGTGAGCGTGCCATCGTCAATCTCGCACTTCGTGCTGGCATCTACAAACTCATCGCAGAGATGCGCGATGGCAACAGTGGCCGACTCCCGCCGTTCATCCTCGACGAGCCGACGACGTTCCTCGACGAAGGCCACGTCGGTCGCCTCGAGCAGATGTTCGACAGCATCACCGACTGGGACGTGCCGCAGGTGATCGTCGTCTCACACGACGAACGCCTCATTCAGGGCGCCGAGCGCGAGTGTGTCATCAGTATCGACGAGGAAACGAACGCCAGCACCGTCGATGTGCGAACGCTCGGTCGTACCCTGGGTGACGACTAA